In the genome of Candidatus Pristimantibacillus lignocellulolyticus, the window ATTTCAAAAATTTCTTGATTACATTATCTTTAATATTATCAAACATAGAACGAAGATTTTTAATAACATAAGCTGAAATACGTCCTGTTGCCGCTTTAAGCTTCTGCATAAAACGATCCAAGGTCATTTGTTTCTCGCTTACCATTTGTTTTACTTCATAAATTACTGGAGGCATTGCATAATAAATTAACTGCCCTGCTAGCATTTTAGGAATCGATTTAGCTGTTGTTTTCGCAGCATCTGTAGCTACTTGTCCATATTTAGTATTCTTTAATTGCACCATGCTTTCCTTATTCTGAGAATGACGAATATTACCTTCTAATTCTTTGCGCACACTCTCCTTCACATTCCCGCTTTCATCTAAATATCCTTTATCATACAAGATAGCTTTCTTATCTCCAGCAGCTGTATCCTTCTCCCACTGCTGAACAATCGCATCTGTTAGTTGCTCAGACGTAGCTCTATATGTAATATCTTGACCTTTCTCATCATATACACGAATATCACCTTTTGAAGTATTTGCTGAGGCATGTAGCATTTGAAAATTATCATCTGAATTATAAAACTGACGAAGTCGATCTATGCCCTGTTCTGATACGTAGCGTTCGTTATAACTGGCAGCTTCCCTTGACTGGATATGATCTACATGCAGATCACTAACTTGAATCTCTTTTTCATTTCGAACTACTGTTTTTGCTTCGCCTTCACGACCTGTTAGTTCATCCTGAATATTGCCATCATTCATCTTTTTAGATTGACGATACTGATCCTTACCCTTTTTGTCCAAGGAGTCCTTCTCCCTATTTATAGTAAAAAGCTTAGATTGATTCTCTTTATTGAAATTCTTTAACTCTTGCAAAGTCTCACTGCGAACTTCAGAATCATTGACATTATATAAATCTTTGCGTATACCTTCATTAGTTTTTAACACATCTGGATCATTATTATAGTCAAAATGAATAATTCGATGATACATCTGATCAACTGTAATATAGTAATCACTAGTATCAAAATAATGACGCACAATTTCACCAGCTGCATCTTTCGCAATAGATTTCCCTAACGATACACCTAAATCCTGGGTTAATAAGTCATGATGCTTCATATTTATCTGCTTAACAGAATCTATAATTAATGAATCATATGCCTTTATATATTGTTCACGCTGTTGGACTAACTCTAACAAGCTAGGTTGCTCCATATTCTTTCACCTCAACTTGATTTTATAAAAATATCTTTTTCTAGTTGCTGAGCCTGAGTTTCGATCATCAATTTATATTGGTCTAACTCGATAATATCTTCACTATGTGCGCTATGTGTTAATAATTTTGTTAATACAGGCGTATTATAAAATTTGCATGAAATTACGTAGAAGAAGAAGGCATTCCGTATAAACTGATAATGCTTTTGATATATGGTGTCTTGCAGTAAATGAATATTGTAATCAAATGCTACTTTCTCAACTTGTTGATTAGACATGATCATATCCTTTAATGCTTCTGCTTGGAAGAAGGAAAGAATAAACTGCAGTTCGGGTACAATACGTTCACTAATAAAAGTAATTATAAATCTAACTGTTTCAATGTATAACTGACATATTTTAGTTTCAAGCTCACTAACTTCTTTTTTTAATGATAGTTCATGGATGACTTGCTCAAATTGTGTTGCTAATGTTGTAATATTGAGTTCTATTTTATCGTTTGCCTTTTTATTTCTCCAAGATACGTAAAGGGGCGATTTCAAGATTGATTCAAAGAACATACTTTTATCGCTGAAATCATTATCGACGATATACTGATCTAGCTTTTCAAATTCAGACTGTGGTCTTTTTACCATAACTTTTATTTCTTCTGGGACATAATCGCTAGTTAATTGAGCATCTCCAAAATAACTTAAAAATTTCTGGATAGGCTCTATATTCTGTTCCCACGAAGCAATTCTAATGTCATTCACTTCTTCTATATGTAAATTAAATTGAGTATAAATACTATTAATGATATGAACTAGTGATGAGACTTCTCTATTATAGCTTTCACTTAATTGTTCTAATTCGGATATTAGTTCCCTATTTCGGCTACGACCCATAAACCTATCAAAAATCCCCATACTATTCTCCTTTGTAATAGATAAATTGTTGTGATTTACTTCTATTTCTACTTGCTACTATACGACCATTTTCCACTAGAAACTCATGATCCTCATTTTTAGAAATAATAAATGAATCTTTTTTTCCATTAATATGAAACCAGTCTTGATCAGGAGATTGGTAAGTTTCACTAATGGTTCTCTGTTCATCCGAATTATCATTCGAAGCAGTCTGCTTTCTTTTTAACCAATACCATGCAGAAACGATACAAACGATCAAAATAACTAGACTCATTAACAATACTTTCAATCCTATTTACTCCTTCCTCTACCGAATTTTTTTATTAAAAGTGCTTATCTGTAACCTAATATTCTTTCTTAATCGTTTCGTAAATGGATTCATGTAGTACTTTTCTTAACTCCATGATGACTGAATTTCTACCATAATGAACAGCATTTGTTAGAAATACAACCGATAGATTTAAAGTAGGCTCAATCCATAGACTTGATCCAGTAAATCCTGTATGCCCAAAACTTCCTTTTGGCCACATTAAGCCGCATGATAATGGCGATGATGTAAAGTCTTGTACTTGCCAACCTAACCCTCTACTTGATATTGGTGAAGAAATACATTGTTTAATAGATTGAGGAGTAAGCATTGGATATCTGTCCGGATAAAGCCATGCTTGAGCATAGATACTTAAGTCTGATGCTGTAGAAAATAAGCCTGCACTTCCTGAGACACCACCTAGTCGGAAGCTAATCTCATCGTGAACTTCTCCTTGCAGGTACCGCTGTTTCACTTCATCCCATTCTGTAGGTGCAATCGATGAATAGTGTTTCTTATCAGGTAGAAATTGTGTATGTTTCATCCCTAGTGGTTGAAATATATTTCTTTTCGCAAAGGTTGATAACGATTCGTTAGACACTCTTTCAGCTACTAGTCCTGCTAGAATCATCCCAATATCACTATAGCGTATCTCCTCACCTGGCTTTGATAGTAGTGGCTGAGCAAATATTTCTTGCCAAACATCCTTCGTAGAATAGCGATTTTGAGGATAGGGAAGAGATCCTGGCAATCCAGTAGTATGCTGTAGACATTGTAAAATAGTAACCTCTGGATGAGCAAACTCTGGGATATATGTAACGAGCTTATCGTTAAAAGATAACTTGGATCTTTGTTCAAGCAACAGAAGAGATGGAAGAGTTGCCGTAACTTTTGTTAATGATGCCACATCAAACAACGTATCAATTGAAGCATTTCCAAATGCCCTTTGACCTATGATACTATCACCTAATTGAACCTGAATAACTGCATCTGGTATAAACTTACTATCAACCCAATGCTGTATAAGAGAATATATTTTATTCAATTCTTTTCCCCCGTCTTCTAATAGAGTCGTCAACATATCTGATTCATCACATACTAATTGAACACTTAACAATAATCATCAGACTAGCATCTTAATGCCACTTTATGAGATGCTTTATCATATCTGTTAATTGTTTACTCTTATAGCGTATACCATGAATACCAACAATTTCAATTAGTTCTATTACAATAATATTTAGTTTACTAATTCAAGTTTACACTGTTTCATATTTTCATAGATGTATTTATATCAACAACAAAAAAAGCCCTTGCTATGCAAGGACTTCTAGTTACAAACTACACTCTATTTCAATATTCAGTTGAATATTCAATAAGATCTCATTGCTATCTATGCTACTTTAGCCTCTTTAAGCTGATGTGTTGACTTACTAGTTCTAAATGTGGAAATAGAATACAATATTAATGCTCCCCAAATAAGTATAAAACTGCTCAATTGCCCACTTGTAAAAGGCTCGTTAAATACAAATATAGCGAGCAGCAAGCTTGTTGTCGGTGCAATATATTGAATAAATCCTACCGTAGACAAAGGTAGTAGTTCTGTTGCTTTTGCAAACCAGAAAAGAGGCATAGCCGTAGCCACTCCTGCTAAGAGCAACAATATGAGAGACGAGCTCGATAGTGTAGATAGAGTTGCTGTACCTTGAGCATGAATAAAAACTAAATAGAATAGCGAAATAGGAAATACAATTAATGTTTCCCAAGTGAGTCCCATAAGGACATCTAGTTTAGCCACTTTTTTAGCGAGACCGTATAGTGCAAAGGAAATAGCTAGTGATATTGAAATCCACGGAATATGTCCGTATTGAATCGCTAACATTAAGACTCCAACTCCTGCGAGAATAATAGCTAGCCACTGACCTAGATGAAGTCTTTCCTTCAAGAAAACGACAGCGAATAATACACTGATTAACGGATTCATATAATATCCTAAACTTGTTTCGACGACATGGTGAGCGTTGACAGCCCAAATAAATATGAGCCAATTACAAGTAATGAATAGTGAACATAAAATAACTGCTACCTTACTTTTCCGATCTACAACAGCCGCTTTCATATGCTTCCATCGCTTGGCTACAGTAACGATTATGGCAACAAAGACGAATGACCATAGTATACGATGCGATAGTACTTCCAATGCAGGCATTGTATCGAATATGCGCCAATATAAGGGTAAAAGTCCCCAACATAAATAGGTTAATACTGCATAAATTATACCTTTCCTCATAAAAAAACTCCTTCTGCTGTTATGCTTACTCTGTGCTGGGATGATTAGAAGATCATCCCGATATTATATATCAGCCCAATCAACTTGTACAATTCTAAAAAAGCCCAGCTAATTGCTTATCATAAGCAATTAGCTGGGTTTAATCATTTGATACGAATTGTTAGAGTAACTGATAATATTATTTTTGACCAACGTATTGATCTGTTTAGTAATGGATTATTTTATAATCTATTATCAAACATTAATTGTATTTGAATACCAAACGGGTCTTCAATAATACCGTATGCTTTGCTAAAAACATTATTAGATAAAGGAATAATGATTTTCACTCTATCATCTGTAATTAAGCTATTATAAAAATGTTCAATTTCTTCTAAGTCAGCACTTTGAATACATACTGAAGTGTTATTACCAACTGTGTATTCTTCACAGCTATTCATCGTATCTTCTGCTATCATTACTTTTGTTCTTCCTATTGATAAGACAGAGTGAGAAATATAATTCTTATTTTCATCAGTAAGCAGTATTGAACTGTCATGTTTAGCCATGTCTTGATAGGTAACAAGTAACAATTCCTCTGCGTTAAAATGGTTTTTGTAAAAATTTATTGCTTCTTTTGCTTGTCCGTTCATCGATAAGAAAATAGCTATTTCTAGTGTTGTACTCATGGTATATATCTCCTTTTATCTTATGATTCTAAGCATTTATCTTATACATTTGCTAAATGCCCTTGAACACATCATAATATATAAAGGTATCAAAATATGACACCTTTATAAGGGGATTTATTATGAAGAAATCAGAACGGTTAAATGACATGATAAGATACTTAAACGGTCGAGAGTTCTTTAATCTAAAAGACCTAATGAATAAATACAATATTTCCAAAAGTACAGTTCTACGTGATATTAACTCATTAGAACATTTAGGTATGCCTATTTATTCGGAGCATGGCAGACATGGACGATATGGTATATTAAAAAATAGATTGTTATCCCCCATTATTTTTACGATTGATGAAGTGTATGCTCTGTACTTTGCAATGTTGACGTTAGAATCTTATCAATCAACACCTTTTCATTTAAGTGTTAATCAACTAAATGAAAAGTTTGAAAACTGTCTTTCCAAAAAACAAACAGAGCAAATTAACCAAATGAAAAAAGTCCTACAATTTGAAATGCATTATCATCATAATATTAGTCGATTTTTAGATAAAATCCTAAAAAGCATTCTTAATGAGACCATCTGTAAGATTCAATACTTGAAAAACAATCAAAAAAAATACCATGTTCAATTTTTCAAAATTTCCGCTAAGTTTGGTCAATGGTATGCTACTGGATTAGACTTAAATGCGAATAAATATAGAATTTTTAGATGCGATAGAATAACCTTTATAGAAGAAGAGGAAATCAAATCTCACTTTTCTATAGATGAACTCGTTAGTCGTTCATTAGAAATTTATCAATCTGAGAAGAGTATTGACTTTGAAGTAGAGATTTTTGAACAAGCTAAGGATATTTTTTATAAAGAACATTATCCTTCTATGAGATTAGAAATTGGTAATAAAACAGTAATTAAAGGATTCTATACTCTTGAAGAGAAGGAGTTTATAGCTAACTATCTGATGAGATATGGTCATTCTGTTGTATCAGTAAAGCCTGAATCATTAAAACAAATTATCCAAGATAAAGTAGAGAATCTCCTAAATCACTATCAAAAATTATAAATCAGCATGCAGATCACAACACTGTAGGGTATCCCGATAGACAAAAGCCGTTGTAGAAGGTCGAAATAATCCGATGAAAGCTTTCCAACTGAATAGGTAATTCCTCTAGTATCAAGATAAATAGGTACTGCTAAAAAAGCGTGATTCTCTTTAACTTTTCTATCACAACTTTATTAATAATCTGAATAATGCCTTGATAAAAAATAGGGGAAAGGCTTATCGGATAAGGGTTTCCCCTATTTTCCTCATGCCTTTCCCCTTGTTTATCACGGGTTTATTCGTTGATTACAACACTCTCTCCAACCACGTAACTACTTCAACATGTGTCGTCTGCTGGTCGCAGTACTTTTGTGTTGCTGTTTGAGTGAGGATTCGGAGATGCTTGTGGTATATTTACAGTAAAATCTAATAAAGAGCACATTCACTATGAATAATAAGGATTTTCGAGTGAAGCTATAACTTGCTCCAATTGATATAAGTATTCAGAATTACTAGTTCTACCTTGTATAAAAGAAGTATTCATACCGGTTTCTCTAATCTTATCAATCCATTCTAATGCCTTCTCTTTTCCAACACCTTTATAGAGCATACCATAATATAAATAAGCAATTTCATTACTAATATTAGTATTAAATACAATAGGATCATCTGAATTAATATTTACCATAATATTTTTAAGAATATCATCTTTTACTTTGTTTAAACTAAAAAATTGATTTTCAAAGATAGAATCATTTTCACCAATAACCAAATTAGAGGATGGATTTATCTCTATAATAATACCCTCATTAGCAACTTTTAGCTTCACATACTGCTGCATTTCTTCTATTATTTCAGCTTCAACACTAGATATTTGAATATTTATCGGTTCAGCTAAACGAGATAAAAAATATTCTTCGTGGAACTTCTTAAAAAACTGCCATATTCTTTTTTCACTCTCTTGCATATCACCGTTATTGTCTCTTTCAAGATTTTTATTAAATAATTCTTTTATATTTGAAAACCTCATAATGTAGACCTCATACATCACTTCTATTGTTAACTCATGAAACTCTTCTAAAAAAACCATTTTAAAAAGCTCTTTAATTTTATTTTGTAAATAAGAAAATGCGTTAAACTGATAATCATTACCTTTTTTATATACTCCCCAAACCCAGAGTAAATTGTCTAAATATTCACCTGTTGGAAGTACTGTAACCTTGTTTTTTTCCACCCATTTTTCAACATCTATACCGAGGGCAATACCGTGTCCTATACGATCTCCAGAATGAAACTTGCAACTATCAATAACCTCATCAATTCTCCGAATACCGGAAAGTAGATGCCTAAAATCTTCACCCGCATGAAATGTGAAAAACAATGTTTGCATCTCAGCTATCTTACCTTCCGCATCGAGTATTTTAAGTGGCTCCCTATCACTATTTCGGGCAATACTGAATACAGGTGAAAAAACATTAACGGGGGTGTTATTTTCCAAACTAGCTGCATCTAACCCTACTATGAAATTGGAAATGTAGGGTATCTTATTCCTCAAATCAACAATATAATTCGTTTCATCAATATATTTATTTTGAATAGCACCATAATGTAAATACGTTAATTTGTCATTATTTTCGCTAAATAGTCTCCACGATTTATTAATATTATCTCTTTGCTTTATTAGATGAAACACAATTCCGATTTTAGGGAAATTAACATCTTTAACATCTTTAACCTTGTAATCCTCTTCAAGAATCTTCTTATAGCTCTTAAATATTCTAAGCAATGCCAAACGATTATCTTGTTCCTTTGGTAAGATAGAAAACCTTAACTCTATTTGTTTTAAATATTGGTTTTGAAAAACATTTCTTAACATATCAATAAAATAACTGTCATTTTTAGCACTAAATGCACGAGTTCCTCTTGCAAAATAGGTCCTAAAATAATCTAATCCTGGAGTGAATTTTGTTTGACACACTTGTTGATAAAATTCATTTTTGATACGTAAATATTTAAATATTAACGATAAAAAAAGATTTTTATCTGATATATTACTAAAAATATGGTTCTTTTTAAATTGAAATAACTGATACATAAAAATATTTTCACTATATGTTTTAATATTAATTAAATCTAAATTAAAAATATAAAACCAGTCTTTAAATCTTTCATTATAATTTATTCCCCAATGTTTCTTTAATAGTTCAAGATTACTTAATAAATTATCTAACGAAGATATACTATGTCCAAAACAAATATCAATAGGATTAACGTTTGCTCCGCGGAATTCTGTTTTAATCCATTTTAAAATATTAGATTCACTAGAAGAGACATTTCCCATATACTTCGCTAATATTATTCTTATTACTTGAGCTGTTAAAAGCAGTTCCTTAATTTGTAAAGAACTAGAATTAATCGATATTTGTAAATTATTAATATATTTTCCAATGCTAGAACTGTTAAAATCACCATTAAAATTCATTATCTCTTGCCATAATAATGAGAAGGTAAAAGTTGCACTAGCGTGTACATGATTTTCTGACACTCCCTTTTTAAGAATATCGTGCAGTGGGGCATCAACTAAATTTATATGCTGGTACACATCAGTAAGTTGGAAAGTATCGTTTATTTTATTTTCAACTAAATAGTCAACAATAAAGATATCCATTGGCAAAAAACGACTTATGTGACTAAATACATGAACCTTTTCTAAGCCACTGTAAGCCTTCCATACATCTATAAATCTATCTTTACCTTCCTTTATATTATGATTCCAATACTTATAAACTAACTCACCATCACGATGTGAAATCAATGCTCTTGTAAATTCTGAAATTAAAGTAAAAAAATGTTTATGTAGAAAATACCTAAATTCAACATCAGATGAAAGATGTTGGGGAATGTCTCTCCCAAATAAATAGGGATGATACTTTTCTAAATATAAATCAATTTCGTCTAAACTCACTTTATTGTTACGACTCAAAATGAATTGATATACTTTAGTCCGAATTGCACGATTAATGTTATCAATATTTTCATGATTGTTTTTTATTTTTTTTACTGTCTCAATCAATATAGTATCATCATAAAATGTTACATCTTTTAGTGGAAAAAATGCTATTTGAATCATCATAATAATTTTATTATTCATTAAATCGAGCCCTCTTCATCTTCATCTTCAGAAAGTTCTATGCCTATCAATTCTAAATCTTGTCTTGTATTTTCCATTGCATTATCAAACGCTATTTGCATATTTTCCTCTAATGCCAATCGGGCTTTTTCAAATCCATCATCTTTGTGTATTGCATCTGTAGTTTGTTCTAAATACTCTTTGATAACAGATATACCTTCTAAATGCACATCCAGAAAATTATCAAAGTCTAAATAACAGTTATGATCGAGCACTTTTAATAATCTCTTTGCTTGGTTCCTACCATACCATACAAAAATATTATTCGCTAACTTGCTTAGTATTTCTCTCATTACTATATAATCAAGAAAAGGAATTGTTGAATCAATATCTACTTTATTAATTATTTTCGAGATATTTGCTTTTGTCTTCTTGTAGTTGGTGTTTGTAATACCTGCAGATCCGTTTTCGAATAATCTTAATTCACTTTGAAACTTTGAATTTTCTCCTAAATTGACTTTGAGATCTAATATATTTAAATCATCAAACAAATAAGATTCTAAACTATCCTTAAAAATCTCAATCTGTCTATTTAGTGCATTTTTTTGATTTATATTCAAATTTTTAAATGACTTACCTTCATTTAACTTTCTAAAGGTTTTAACTAATTTCTCAGTTTTTTTATCGTTTTCACTTTTATCATCTTCAATCAGTTGATTACCAGTTAATATTCCCCTGATATTATCTTTGTGACGATTAATATGGATTATCGTCTTAACTAGTAACGCTAATAATAGTTCTTCTTGCTTACTTTTAGTTATTTTATCAGCCATATCCTTTAGATCAATTATATTTTTATAATCAGTAATTAGTTCGTCTATCTCAAATTTTCCTATCTTAATTTTCTTGAATCCATTAATAAAATATAAAGTTCTGTAATATGTTTCCTCAGGTTCCTTTTTAATTGCATCATTAATAAATTGTAGTACACTAGTAAGCTCTAAAACAGATTTATAATTCAGTTTAGCTTTACTATATTGCTCTAAATATAATTTTTTAAGCAATACATATTCATCTCTACTTAGAAACTCATTTAGAGCTATAATAAGTTGCCGTTCATGAATTTCAAATTCATATAATGTCATTTGACCTTCTTGTTGTAACAACCATGACTTATAAGGATCTAATTCGTTTATTAAAATCAGTGTGTTTATCTCTTCCATGTAATTAAAAAGAATTCTAATTAATTGACTAAAGTAATGTCGATTATTCTTCTCCATTTTATCTAAAGGATATGTCAAAGAATCAAAATTATCTGATTTAAATAATATATTAACTACATTTTTCCACCAAATCTTACGTTCATCTAGGTTGAATTTAATCTTAGGTAATAACTCACTTATAATACTACCAATAATATAAAGAGCTCTTATCATACAATTTGTTTCATATTTTTCTATCTCATTTTTTGAGTTATCTAACTTGGTTTTTAAGTTCAGTAATGCTCCATATCCAATATAACTACTCTCTTCATCACTTCCCCATTTAATAAATTCACTGAAAATAAAAGACTGATTTTTTGTTAATATTGTGGACGAATGTATTATTGTATCAATAAGAGATTTAACATAAAGAAATTTGGAATCATCATTTTCGTGTCTATTTAATAGTTGTGATAAATGATAATAGACATTAATAATACCTCGAGGTGTATGATCAAAAATCACATAACTTGATTCTATTGGGATTGGATATAGAATTTCTAGTTTTTGATAACTAAATAAACTACTTTTTCCGAAAATATCTTGAAGTAAAGAGGAAAGTTTATAGTCATTCATTGAGAAGTTAGGAATTGTCTTTTCATTCCATTGAACTAGTTGAAATCTTCTTGCTGGAGGTATGATTTTTTTTAGGTACTCATGTGCAAGATATTCTTTCCTACTTTTAATCGTGTTTTTTTCATTTTCAGTAGTTAGCGAATTAAAAGAAAACTCTACATTTAAATTGCTACTAGGTAAATTTTCTTCCTGAATTAATGCTAACATCATTGATTCTTGTAATATAGCATAATCTCCTGAAAGGATTGTTACTACATTGGGATGATTAATATATTGTAATAATGACTCTATAAGTTCCTTCGTTCTTGTCATTTTAAGATCAATATCATCAATAAATATAAATATTAATGGTTCTCTATTTTTTCCTTCATTTTTTTTCTGTTGACTTAATAAACGTCTTTGATTAATAATTAGTAACGATATTAAATCGTTTAATTTTTCTTTAAACTCGACATCAGAGATTAGTAAATGTGAAGATTTTTTTATATGTGTTGATAAATCGTCGTAATTATGAACTAATAGCTTTCTATATTCATTTGCAGTATACATATGATACTCTATAACTTCATCTATTTTTAACTTTAATGGATTATTAATTTTATAATTACCTTGTTCATAGTATTCATCAAATTTTTTTTCTTCACCCTGGTAACTATTATAAGCTTTCTTTATAGCTTCAAGCTGATTATTAGCTGCTTTTTTTAAGAAACCAACAATAGAGCCCATAATTTTAGTATTTTCACCAAAATGATCTGGTTCAATTATCGGTAATAATATATTTTCTGAAATTTCTCCATTTTTATTCTTAAATTTATTAATTAAGGTGTATAAAACTGATGACTTACCTGTACCACGTTCCCCAAAAATAGCTATAGTATTATTAATACTTTTTTCATATTCGCTTTTCTTTAGTATCTTAGGTTGTTCGGGACGTAAAAGCTCAATTTGTTTAACAAGCATATCGAAACCTGGTAAAACTTTATACACTTCTTCTTTTAGATCTCTTGCTCCAATAAATATACCGATAAATTTGTTTTCTTGATTCATTTTAATTTCCTCCAAATAATTAAGTTTTACTAGTTCGAATCCTTACTTATCTTGTAAAGTACTAAAATTGCTTCGTTACTTAATATTTTTCTTTTGATTAAGAAATCATGAATTAAATGTAGAATTAATATAATAACTAATACACAATATAAAAAGACTACTATAAACATATAGAGAGAAAACCCATTAAATATTTGTTCTATAGTAAAAATAATGATTGTAAATAACAAATGAAAAAAACATACTAGAGAGAGAGAACGTATTAATGTGATCTTAGACAGTAAAACTTGAAGCTTTGAGTAATCTTCTTTATTTGCGTACAGATTCGCCCATCTATAAAGCGTTAACCATAAATTTTTAGGGTTTATATTTCCCCAATCTATTAACTGTTGATTATTTAAATACTGCTTTACATATTTCAATAGTTTAACATTTTCACTGAATATCATTTTCTTTTGATAGAAATCCTCTGAGGATAGAGCAATACTTTTCTTCTTACTCTTTTTTTCTGCTCTTCTAAAGTTTATTTTCTCTATACAACTGATACATGTACTTGAAATAGAATTAAATAAATTTCCTGAAATGTAACTGAGAACAATGATTACCGCTAGAGTAAATAAATTATTATCTATGACTAAACGATTGATAAAATAATCTTTTTGAAATATTATTTTTGTACTAAACAGGTCTACTAAACCTTCCACTATATCACTACTAACAATTAGAACAACCGAAACCCACGTTGAAAACAAAA includes:
- the rarD gene encoding EamA family transporter RarD translates to MRKGIIYAVLTYLCWGLLPLYWRIFDTMPALEVLSHRILWSFVFVAIIVTVAKRWKHMKAAVVDRKSKVAVILCSLFITCNWLIFIWAVNAHHVVETSLGYYMNPLISVLFAVVFLKERLHLGQWLAIILAGVGVLMLAIQYGHIPWISISLAISFALYGLAKKVAKLDVLMGLTWETLIVFPISLFYLVFIHAQGTATLSTLSSSSLILLLLAGVATAMPLFWFAKATELLPLSTVGFIQYIAPTTSLLLAIFVFNEPFTSGQLSSFILIWGALILYSISTFRTSKSTHQLKEAKVA
- a CDS encoding VOC family protein, which produces MSTTLEIAIFLSMNGQAKEAINFYKNHFNAEELLLVTYQDMAKHDSSILLTDENKNYISHSVLSIGRTKVMIAEDTMNSCEEYTVGNNTSVCIQSADLEEIEHFYNSLITDDRVKIIIPLSNNVFSKAYGIIEDPFGIQIQLMFDNRL
- a CDS encoding YafY family transcriptional regulator, with protein sequence MKKSERLNDMIRYLNGREFFNLKDLMNKYNISKSTVLRDINSLEHLGMPIYSEHGRHGRYGILKNRLLSPIIFTIDEVYALYFAMLTLESYQSTPFHLSVNQLNEKFENCLSKKQTEQINQMKKVLQFEMHYHHNISRFLDKILKSILNETICKIQYLKNNQKKYHVQFFKISAKFGQWYATGLDLNANKYRIFRCDRITFIEEEEIKSHFSIDELVSRSLEIYQSEKSIDFEVEIFEQAKDIFYKEHYPSMRLEIGNKTVIKGFYTLEEKEFIANYLMRYGHSVVSVKPESLKQIIQDKVENLLNHYQKL
- a CDS encoding beta-lactamase family protein, with amino-acid sequence MNKIYSLIQHWVDSKFIPDAVIQVQLGDSIIGQRAFGNASIDTLFDVASLTKVTATLPSLLLLEQRSKLSFNDKLVTYIPEFAHPEVTILQCLQHTTGLPGSLPYPQNRYSTKDVWQEIFAQPLLSKPGEEIRYSDIGMILAGLVAERVSNESLSTFAKRNIFQPLGMKHTQFLPDKKHYSSIAPTEWDEVKQRYLQGEVHDEISFRLGGVSGSAGLFSTASDLSIYAQAWLYPDRYPMLTPQSIKQCISSPISSRGLGWQVQDFTSSPLSCGLMWPKGSFGHTGFTGSSLWIEPTLNLSVVFLTNAVHYGRNSVIMELRKVLHESIYETIKKEY